A region of the Denitrificimonas caeni genome:
CCCGCGCCAAATGCACACGCTGACGCTCACCACCGGACAACTGCAAATAACTGCGGCCCAATAAATGCTCGCTATCAGCCGCGACCAAGGCTGCTTGCACTATCTGCCTATCCATTTGCCGCCCAGTGTCATAGGGCAAACGCCCCATGGCGACCACCTCTTCCACCCGAAAACCAAAGTTCAGGGTTGATTGCTGCGGCAATACCGCCAAGTACTGCGCGCGCTGCTGATCGGGCCAATCCAGTAAAGCACGGCCATTAAGCGCAATGGCACCGGCGGCAATGGGCAACTCGCCACACAAAGCCGCTAATAAGGTACTTTTTCCGGCACCGTTAGCTCCCAGCACACCGGTCACCCGTCCTGCCTGCAGCTCCACATCCACCTCACGCAAAATCGCACAAGGACCACGCCGCACCTCTATTTGCCGAGCCTGTAACATTAAAACCCACTCCTAAACTGCAGAAAAACACACGCCGCTGCGCAGCTAAAAACTAACTACTGGCGCTCAAAAACGGCTTTTCAGCAGCAAATATAAAAAGAACGGCGCACCAATTAAGGCCGTGACAATCCCAATCGGCATCTCAGCCGGTGCCAGCACTAAACGGGCGGCCAGATCAGCAAAGAGCAATAAGCTCGCCCCGGCTAAAGCTGCCGCTGGTAATAACACCCGATGATCCGGCCCCACTGCCAAGCGCAACACATGGGGCACCACTAAGCCGACAAAACCAATCATGCCTGCCGCAGCCACTGCCGCACCGACCCCCAGCGCGGTACAAAACACCAGTTCACCCTTGAGTTTCTCCACGGAAAAACCCAAGTGCCGCGCCTCTGACTCACCCAGCAACAAAGCATTTAAAGCTTTAGCACGGCGGGGTAACCACAACGCCACGGCACAGGTAATCAATAACAGTGGCCATAAACGCGCATAACTGGCGCCATTTAAACTGCCCAAGTTCCAGAACGTTAGGGTGCGCAAGGTGGCGTCATCGGCTAAATAGGTGAACAAGCCAATCGCCGCACCGGCT
Encoded here:
- a CDS encoding heme ABC transporter ATP-binding protein — its product is MLQARQIEVRRGPCAILREVDVELQAGRVTGVLGANGAGKSTLLAALCGELPIAAGAIALNGRALLDWPDQQRAQYLAVLPQQSTLNFGFRVEEVVAMGRLPYDTGRQMDRQIVQAALVAADSEHLLGRSYLQLSGGERQRVHLARVLAQLWPGGAGQVLLLDEPTSMLDPLHQHSILQAVRRFAEQGGAVLVIVHDLNLAARYCDDLLLLNQGKVFSAGTPTEVLRADILQEVFGLEVLVQKHPERDHPLIIAR
- a CDS encoding FecCD family ABC transporter permease, translated to MLNNNYRLFVLLGMLLLVAVALSLALGPVSISLDNLAKVLGRNLGFRVDSTPALEQAQLIVSQIRLPRALLGLAVGAVLALTGVAMQGLFRNPLADPGLIGVSSGAALGAAVAIVGGAMLGGIPDALSPYILSICAFTGGLGVTALVYRLGRRDGQTHVATMLLAGIALTALAGAAIGLFTYLADDATLRTLTFWNLGSLNGASYARLWPLLLITCAVALWLPRRAKALNALLLGESEARHLGFSVEKLKGELVFCTALGVGAAVAAAGMIGFVGLVVPHVLRLAVGPDHRVLLPAAALAGASLLLFADLAARLVLAPAEMPIGIVTALIGAPFFLYLLLKSRF